CCACCCGTAGCCAACATCGGATCGGTAATTAACACCCGCGTTTGCGGATCGAATTTTTCGGGTAATTTGTTCAGATAGCAATAAGGTTGTAGTGTTTCCTCATTGCGCACTAAACCCAGGTGATAAATTGAAGCCAAAGGCAGCAAAGTCTGTGCGCCTTCTAATAATCCTAACCCTGCCCGCAGAATCGGCACTACTGCCACAGGCACTTGTGGATCAATCAAAGTTGCTGGTGAAGAATCCAAAGGACTCTGTACCGTTGTCTCTTGCGTTGGCAACCACTCTCGTGCCGCTTCATAAGTCAACCATCTGCCCAACTCCACCATTGCACTACGAAATAATACTGAAGGCGTGCCAGCATCGCGAGCAACAGCCAACCAGTGCTTGATCAGGGGATGGGGTGGAACATAAACACGCAGTTGTAGCGTCATAGCCAAAAATCGGCGGTTTCTAATTATATAAGAACTGAAACATCATAATACTCTGTCCTGCCTCCGACTGGCAGCTAAAATCACAACCCTTTAACTTATTGATAATAGTTTGCATTAATAGTTGACAGCAATTCTCAATCAAGGTTATATTATTATTCAGTGTTCTCCTCTCTTTAAGGATCGGCAGACGGGATTGGCCAGCAGCAGCAGGCTTGTCCCTCTTTTTTTGCGATAAAAATAAAGCGATTTAAAATTTAAATAGAGTAGACGTAGGTGGGCATTGCTCACCCTACAAATAAATCAAATTGGATTGCTCGATAATTAAATTTTGATAGGTATTTTAACTCTTGAATGTGTGCGCGCCAAAGATATTAAATCGTTTACGTATAATATTTTGTAGTAAAAGTAATATACGATACAATTTTCATAAAAATCTTATGCAACTCCTGACGATTTGTTTGCAATCGTTGAATTTGCAACAATATTAAGTTGTCAGAAGGCTGCTCAAGGTTAACTTTCCTTTTTTGAATTTTCAGTTTTGAATTTTGAATT
The genomic region above belongs to Calothrix sp. NIES-2098 and contains:
- a CDS encoding uracil phosphoribosyltransferase; this encodes MTLQLRVYVPPHPLIKHWLAVARDAGTPSVLFRSAMVELGRWLTYEAAREWLPTQETTVQSPLDSSPATLIDPQVPVAVVPILRAGLGLLEGAQTLLPLASIYHLGLVRNEETLQPYCYLNKLPEKFDPQTRVLITDPMLATGGSMMAAMAELTQRGVDPALTRIVCVVAAPPALQKLSAAYPGLIIYTATIDELVNDQGFIVPGLGDAGDRTFGT